The following proteins come from a genomic window of Panthera leo isolate Ple1 chromosome E2, P.leo_Ple1_pat1.1, whole genome shotgun sequence:
- the ALDH16A1 gene encoding aldehyde dehydrogenase family 16 member A1, with the protein MAATHAQRSTREIFTTLEYGPVPESHACALAWLDTQDRHLGHYVNGKWLKPERRNSVPCRDPITGENLASCPQAQAEDVAAAVEAARTAWENWSGLPGASRAQYLTRLAKMIQKHQRLLWTLESLVTGRAVREVRDRDIPLAQQLLQCHAVQAYTQEETLAGWEPMGVIGLILSPTFSFLEMMWRICPALAVGCTVVVLVPPGSPTPLLLAQLAGELGSFPGILNMINGPASLGPILASQPGVQKVTFCGAVEEGRVLRRTLAGQGAELGLALGAESLLVLTEAADVDSAVEGVVDAAWSDRSAGGLRLLIQESVWDETMRRLRERMARLRGGRGLDGAVDMGARGAAAHDLAQRYVREAQSQGAQVFQAGDVPSVSPFFPPTLVSDLPPASPCTQAEVPWPVVVASPFRTAKEALAVANGTPRGGSASVWSERPGQALELGYGLRVGTVWINAHGLRHPEVPTGGCKESGSSWHGGPDGLYEYLRPSGTPARLPSLSENLNYDTFGLAVPLTLPSGPEIGPSPAAPYGLFIGGRFQAPGARSSRCIQDSKGNLHAYVAEGGAKDIRGAVEAAHQAAPGWVTQPPGARASLLWALASALERREPALASALERHGVELKTAKVEVELSVRRLRAWGARAQAQGHVLQVAELRGPVLRLREPLGVLAIVCPDEWPLLAFASLLAAALAHGNTVVLVPSGVCPIPALEVCQDMATLLPAGLVNVVTGDRDHLTRCLALHQDVQALWYFGSAQGSQFVEWASAGNLKPVWVNRGHPRAWDQEAQGAGPELGLRAARTKALWLPMGD; encoded by the exons ATGGCTGCGACGCACGCACAGCGCAGCACCCGAGAGATCTTCACCACGCTGGAGTACGGACCCGTGCCTGAGAGCCACGCATGCGCATTG gcctggctggACACCCAAGACCGGCACTTGGGTCACTATGTAAATGGAAAGTGGCTAAAGCCGGAACGCAGGAATTCAGTACCTTGCCGGGATCCTATCACAG GAGAGAACTTGGCCAGTTGCCCCCAGGCACAGGCTGAGGACGTGGCGGCAGCGGTGGAGGCAGCAAGGACTGCGTGGGAGAACTGGAGCGGACTCCCTGGAGCCTCTCGGGCCCAGTACCTGACCAG GCTGGCCAAGATGATCCAGAAGCACCAGCGGCTACTTTGGACCCTGGAGTCCCTGGTGACCGGGAGAGCCGTTCGAGAGGTTCGAGACAGGGATATCCCACTGGCCCAGCAGCTACTCCAATGCCATGCGGTCCAGGCATACACCCAGGAGGAGACGCTGGCAGGCTGGGAGCCCATGG GAGTGATTGGTCTCATCTTGTCACCCACGTTCTCCTTCCTTGAGATGATGTGGAGGATTTGCCCTGCCCTGGCTGTGG GGTGCACTGTGGTGGTGCTGGTGCCCCCAGGCTCTCCAACacccctcctcctggcccagcTGGCAGGGGAGCTAGGCTCCTTCCCAGGAATCCTCAACATGATCAACggccctgcctccctgggccccatCCTGGCCTCCCAGCCTGGAGTCCAGAAGGTGACCTTCTGTGGAGCCGTCGAG GAAGGACGTGTCCTTCGGCGGACGCTGGCGGGTCAGGGTGCTGAGCTGGGCCTGGCACTGGGGGCCGAGTCGCTGCTGGTCCTGACGGAGGCAGCGGACGTGGACTCGGCCGTGGAGGGCGTCGTGGATGCAGCCTGGTCCGACCGCAGCGCG GGGGGACTCCGGCTCCTCATCCAGGAGTCCGTATGGGACGAGACGATGAGGCGGCTTCGGGAGCGCATGGCGCGGCTTCGGGGCGGTCGAGGGTTGGACGGCGCTGTGGACATGGGGGCTCGAGGGGCTGCCGCACATGACCTGGCCCAGCGCTACGTGCGCGAGGCCCAGAGTCAGGGCGCACAG gTGTTCCAGGCTGGCGATGTTCCCTCAGTCAGCCCATTCTTCCCCCCAACTTTGGTCTCTGacctgcccccagcctccccatGTACCCAGGCAGAG GTGCCCTGGCCCGTGGTCGTGGCCTCCCCCTTCCGCACGGCTAAGGAGGCACTGGCCGTGGCCAACGGGACGCCCCGAGGAGGCAGTGCCAGTGTGTGGAGCGAGAGACCAGGGCAGGCCTTGGAGCTGGGCTATGG GCTCCGGGTGGGCACGGTCTGGATCAACGCCCACGGCCTTAGACACCCCGAAGTGCCCACAGGTGGCTGCAAGGAGAGTGGGTCTTCCTGGCACGGGGGCCCAGAC GGTCTGTATGAGTATCTGCGGCCCTCCGGGACCCCTGCCCGGCTGCCTTCCCTTTCTGAGAATCTGAACTATGACACCTTTGGCCTTGCTGTCCCCCTGACCCTACCATCTGGGCCTGAAATAGGACCCAG CCCAGCGGCCCCCTATGGGCTCTTCATCGGGGGCCGTTTCCAAGCTCCCGGGGCCCGGAGCTCCAGATGCATCCAGGATTCGAAAGGCAATCTCCATGCCTACGTGGCTGAGGGCGGAGCCAAGGATATCCGAGGTGCTGTGGAGGCCGCTCACCAGGCTGCCCCTGG ctgggTGACCCAGCCACCAGGAGCCCGGGCATCCCTGCTGTGGGCCCTGGCATCTGCACTGGAGCGCCGGGAGCCTGCCCTCGCCTCGGCGCTGGAGAGGCACGGAGTGGAGCTCAAGACCGCCAAGGTGGAGGTGGAGCTTAGCGTGAGGCGGCTGCGGGCGTGGGGGGCCCGCGCCCAGGCCCAAGGCCACGTCTTGCAG gtggcagagctgagaggCCCTGTGCTCCGACTGCGGGAGCCGCTGGGTGTGCTGGCTATCGTGTGCCCTGATGAGTGGCCCCTGCTTGCCTTTGCGTCCCTGCTGGCCGCCGCCCTGGCCCATGGCAACACCGTGGTCTTGGTGCCCAGCGGGGTCTGCCCCATCCCCGCGTTGGAGGTCTGCCAG GATATGGCCACCTTGTTGCCAGCGGGCCTGGTGAATGTGGTGACTGGAGACCGGGACCACCTGACCCGCTGCCTGGCCTTGCACCAGGACGTCCAGGCCCTGTGGTATTTCGGATCTGCCCAG GGCTCCCAGTTTGTGGAGTGGGCCTCAGCAGGAAACCTGAAGCCGGTGTGGGTGAACAGGGGCCACCCTCGGGCCTGGGATCAGGAAGCCCAGGGAGCAGGCCCAGAGCTGGGGCTGCGGGCAGCACGGACCAAGGCCCTGTGGCTGCCCATGGGCGACTGA
- the PIH1D1 gene encoding PIH1 domain-containing protein 1, translating to MADSKLLVPELSEAEKMGAETMRFEELLRQASKELQQAQTSRPESTQIQPQPGFCIKTNSSEGKVFINICHSPSIPPPADVTEDELLQMLEEDQAGFRIPMSLGEPHAELDAKGQGCTAYDVAVNSDFYRRMQNSDFLRELVVTIAREGLEDKYSLQLNPEWRMLKNRPFLGSISQQNIRSQQRPRIQELGNLYTPESPRPEEGPEKPHLNLWLEAPDLLLAEIDLPKLDGALGLSLEIGENRVVLGGPQQLYHLDAYIPLRINSEESKAAFHRKRKQLMVAMPLLSVSS from the exons ATGGCGGACTCGAAGCTGCTGGTGCCCGAGCTAAGCGAGGCGGAGAAGATGGGCGCTGAGACCATGCGTTTCGAGGAGCTACTGCGGCAG GCCTCCAAGGAGCTCCAGCAAGCCCAGACAAGCAGACCAGAATCCACACAGATCCAACCTCAACCTG GTTTCTGCATAAAGACCAACTCCTCCGAAGGGAAGGTTTTCATCAACATCTGTCactctccttccatccctcctccGGCTGATGTGACCGAGGACGAGCTGCTTCAAATGCTGGAGGAAGACCAAGCCGGGTTTCGCATCCCCATGAGCCTGGGAGAGCCTCATGCAGAACTGGACGCAA AAGGCCAGGGTTGTACCGCCTACGACGTAGCGGTGAACAGCGACTTCTACCGCAGGATGCAG AACAGCGATTTCTTGCGGGAGCTCGTGGTCACCATCGCCAGGGAGGGCCTTGAGGACAAATACAGTCTTCAGCTGAATCCAG AGTGGCGCATGTTGAAGAACCGACCTTTCCTGGGCTCCATCTCCCAGCAAAATATCCGCTCCCAACAGCGTCCTCGGATCCAGGAGCTGGGAAACCTATACACTCCCGAATCCCCGAGACCTGAGGAAGG CCCTGAGAAGCCTCACCTGAACCTTTGGCTGGAAGCCCCTGACCTCCTCTTGGCTGAAATTGACCTCCCCAAACTG GATGGCGCTCTGGGGCTGTCGCTGGAGATTGGGGAGAACCGGGTAGTGTTGGGGGGCCCCCAGCAGCTGTACCACCTGGATGCCTATATCCCCCTGCGGATCAACTCTGAGGAGAGCAAAGCAGCCTTCCATAGGAAGAGAAAG CAATTGATGGTGGCCATGCCCCTCCTGTCGGTGTCTTCTtga